A window of Streptomyces sp. NBC_01241 genomic DNA:
ACCGGACAGCGACCGGAGCCTTCTCCTGCACTGGACCCAACGCGTCATCGGCTACCAGGATCCGGACGAGGCCGGGACACCGGTACTGGGCCCGGACGGCAAGCCGGTCAACCCGCGATCCCCGGCGTCGCTGCGTGACATGTTCGACTACGCGCACACCCTGGCGGCATACAAGCGCCAACACCCCGGCGACGACGTGATGACGGCCTTGGCCACGGACTCCGAACTGACCGCGCCGGAACTGGAGATGTTCTTCTTCCTGCTGGTGGTGGCAGGAAACGACACGGTACGCAGCGCAGCCCCCGGCGGCCTGCACCTTCTGGCCGAGCAACCCGAGGCGTACCGCCGCCTGCGCAACGGCGAGGTGGCGCTCACTACCGCCATTGACGAACTACTACGCCGCCACCCACCAGTCCTCACTTTCCGCCGCACCGCCACCCAGGACGCGGACCTGGCGGGCACGCGCATCCGCACCGGCGACAAGGTGGTCGTCTTCCACGCCTCGGCCAACCACGACGAACGCGTCTTCCCCACCCCGTTCGCCCTGGACCTCTCCCGCACCCCCAACCCCCACATCTCCTTCGGCGACGGCCCCCACGTCTGCCTGGGCGCCCACTTCGCGCGCCTGCAACTACGGGCCCTGTACGAGGAGACGTGCCGAGCTCTGCCACCCGGCCCACTCCAACTCACGGCCCCGCCACGCCGCCTGGTGTCGAACTTCATCAACGGCCTGAAGTCGCTGCCGGTGCGGGTGGTCAGCTCCTGACATCCGGTCCGTGTTCTTGGCGCATCTCGACGAGTCGGTGCGCTCGCGATTCAGCGACCAAGCGCCGGGCGCCGAGCTCGATCTCATCAAGATCCTCGACATCGAAGATCTCGCGCTTCACCGAGTCCCAGGAATGGAAAGCGTTCATTCAGGCGCGCCTTTCTGGTCATCCGGGAGGGAGGATGACTCCGAAGGAAGCTGACTCATCAGGTCGAGGTCGGGCGTTCCCCATGGTGGCAGCTGCACGCGCAACGCAGGTACTCGACCGACGCCTCGCCTTGGCCGACACGGAGTGCAGCGACGGAGGAACTCGGACAGCTTCGTACGCACTTCCTCAGCTGAGATCCAGCAGCCAGATCAGACGGGCGCGGCTCCCGTTGGCGCCGCTGAAGAATCGAAGGGCCGATTCCGGGGTACGGGCGCTGAGGCGTGAGACGCCCTCGGTGAGGACAACTTCGGCCCGATCTTCGAACGCGAGCCCCC
This region includes:
- a CDS encoding cytochrome P450 codes for the protein MSDPAPEMPVPDVFDPRQYGRGIPHDRYRQLRDHHPVAWQEEPEVLGWPAGPGFWAVTRHADAVRVLKDSSTYSSYLGATQIRDPDAADLPFIRRMMLNQDPPHHRRLRTLVSRAFTPKRVDHFETVVRERARSLLTRAVTEARAGDGSCDLVTQVTDDYALLNLTDLLGVPDSDRSLLLHWTQRVIGYQDPDEAGTPVLGPDGKPVNPRSPASLRDMFDYAHTLAAYKRQHPGDDVMTALATDSELTAPELEMFFFLLVVAGNDTVRSAAPGGLHLLAEQPEAYRRLRNGEVALTTAIDELLRRHPPVLTFRRTATQDADLAGTRIRTGDKVVVFHASANHDERVFPTPFALDLSRTPNPHISFGDGPHVCLGAHFARLQLRALYEETCRALPPGPLQLTAPPRRLVSNFINGLKSLPVRVVSS